The Vibrio sp. B1FLJ16 DNA segment CAATCGGGCTGGTCATTATGCTGTTCCTGATTTTCGAACCGCAAGGGTTGTCGCATCGCTGGCAACAGATCCGGGCATATTGGAAACATTATCCGTTCTCTTATTAATCGGTTTAATCGGTACGTCGTGTACTTAAGTGGAATACACCTCAATAACAAGGACTACGAGTTATGAACAAAGGACATTTAGCGACAACGTTAGTACTCTCTTCAGCACTATTTACTACTGCTTCCTGGGCAAAAGATTCCGTGTTTGTAGGACATCTGGTGGACTTCTCTGGTCCAACTGCATACGTAAGTAAACCTTACGGTTCTGGTGTGCGAGACGCTCTGCAGTGGATCAACCAAAATGGCGGCATCAGTGGTACTGAGTTGGAATTTGAGACGGTTGATATGGCTTACAAAGTGCCGGTTGCGATTTCTAACTATAAGCGTTGGGTCGCACGTAAGAACATGGTGGCGATGCAAGGCTGGGGCACGGCCGATACCGAAGCGCTGATCTCATTTGTAACTAAAGACAAAGTGCCGGTATTTTCCGCTTCGTACTCTGGTCACTTAACTGACCCGACAGGAAAAAACCCGAAAACGGCCAAGCCTGCTCCGTATAACTTCTTCTATGGAGCGTCCTACTCAGATGCCTGTCGCGCCTTGGTGAAATGGGCGAAAGAAGACTGGGAATCAAAAGGCAACACCACTGCGCCTAAATTTACTCACATCGGTGATAACCACCCTTTCCCGAATGCGCCAAAAGAAGCGTGTGCAGAATACGCGAAAGAGCTGGGTTTTGAAGTACAAAACCCTGTGGTCGTGTCTCTCAAACCAGGTGATTTCAAAGCGCAATGTCTGTCGCTTAAGGAGTCAGGTACTAACTACGGCTATATCGCCAACTTAGGTGGCTCGGTCATTTCGCTGGTGAAATCATGTAACACGGTAGGGACCGATTTCCAGTATATGGCGAACATCTGGGGTGGTGATAAACCTGTGATAGAAGCGGCAGGTGATGGCCTGAAAGATTACGTATTCCCTGTCATGACTGCATTCTGGGGTGATGATACAGAAGGCATGAAGCTGGTACGTGAAATCTCTAAACAGTCTGAATCTGAACCGGGAGAGTTCCGAACTCACCACTACATCCGTGGCGTTTGTTCTGCGTTCTACATGAAAGAAGCGATGGAGTGGGCAAAAGCGAATGGCGGTATTACCGGTGACAACATCAAGAAAGGTATGTACGTACACAAGAACTGGGTACCGAAAGGTCTAGAGGGTGTGTGTATTCCTGCTAACTGGCAACCAGAAGATCACCGTGGCACAACAACCGTAAACGTGTTTATGGGTAATAACCAGGGCGGAACCGTTGACATCAAAAAAGTGTCTCAGGTTACATTGTCACGTCGTGACGATTGGCTAGGTTACTAATTAAGAAAATAGGACAGGCAGGGGTATTCCCTCTGCCTTCACAAGGAGTAACTTGATGAGTGAATTAGCAAGGGAAGTCGAACCTGCAGAAATCTTACTCTCTGTAAACAATATCGAAGTGGTCTACGACGAGGTAATACTGGTTCTGCGCGGCGTAAGTCTTGAAGTACCAAAAGGTCAGATCGTAACGTTATTGGGGGCTAATGGTGCGGGAAAATCGACCACACTAAAAGCAATCTCTGGTTTGCTGAAAACTGAAGATGGTGAAGTGACCCGTGGCGAAATTAACTTCATGGGTGAGCGTATCGATAATAAGAGCCCGGAAGAAATCGTTCGTTCCGGTATTTTCCAGGTTATGGAAGGGCGTCGGATAGTCGAAGACATGACCGTCATTGAAAACCTGCGTCTGGGGGCGTTTACCCGCAATGACAATGAAGTCGAGCAAGACATCGAAATGGTGTTTGACTACTTTCCTCGGCTTAAAGAGCGCACGGGGCTTGCCGGCTACTTGTCGGGTGGTGAGCAGCAAATGTTAGCGATTGGCCGTGCACTCATGGCTCGCCCGAAAATGATTTTGCTGGATGAACCTTCGATGGGGTTATCGCCACTGCTGGTAAAAGAAGTATTCAGTATTATCGAGAAAATCAATAAAGACCAGGGCATCACCATGCTATTGGTTGAGCAGAACGCGAACTTTGCGCTTCATGCCGCCGATTACGGCTACATTATGGAATCAGGCAAAATCGTACTGGATGGTAGTAAGCATGAGCTGCTCAATAACGAAGACGTGAAAGAGTTCTACCTTGGTGGCGGCGATGAAGAGCGCAAGAGCTTTAAGAACCTTAAGTCTTACAAACGTCGTAAGCGTTGGTTGTAGGGAGTTATCATGAACGAACTATTCGACACAAAAGAATCCTTATCTCCAACAGAAAGAGAACAGGCACTGTTTGAGCGCTTACCAACGCTGATTGAGAACGCAAAAGCGCACAGCGATCACTATGGTAAACACTTTGCAAATCTAAGCCCAGCAATCGCGGACAGTCGTAAAGGGCTTGCCGAATTTCCAATTACTCGCAAGTTTAATCTGCCTGGCCAGCAGCAGCTTAAGCCGCCGTTTGGCGGTTTAAACAGCGTCGTTATCGGTCAGATGGCGCGAGTGTTTCAATCACCAGGACCTTTGTATGAAGCACAAACGGATGAGTCTGATTTCTGGCGTATGGGACGAGCGTTTCATGCTGCAGGATTTCGTAGTGGTGACTTAGTCCACAACACGCTGTCTTATCATTTCTCCCCTGGCGGATTCATTATGGATGGCGGGGCAAGAGCCTGTGGCTGCGCGGTATTCCCAGCAGGAGTAGGTAACACTGAAGCCCAGATTGAAGCCATCAAACAGCTGCAGCCAATCGGCTATACGGGCACACCGTCTTATCTGCTTACTTTGCTTGCGAAGTATCAAGAGCAATATGCTCAGCCTCCGAGCATTAAAAAGGCGTTGGTGTCTGGCGAAGCGGTCTCAGCAGAAATGCAACAAGCCTTCACAGAAAAAGGCATTGATGTGTATCAAGCCTACGCAAGCGCGGAACTTGGTTTGATCGCTTATCAAGTGCCTGATGAGCAAGGTTTGGTAGTAGCAGAGGACATCATTGTTGAAATCGTTGACCCTGATGGTGTTCCTGTTCAACCCGGAGAAGTCGGTGAGGTGGTCGTGACTTTACTAGATGAGAAGTTCCCGCTGATTCGCTACGCAACCGGTGATCTGTCTGCTTACATCGAAAGAGACTCGAATTCACCACGCACTAATATGCGAATAAAGGGCTGGCTGGGACGTGCGGATTCAGCCGTTAAAATCAAAGGTCTGTTTGTCTATCCGCATCAGATTCAGGAAGTTTGTCGACGCCATGAAATCAGAGGCTCTTTGAAGATTGAACGTGATGGCTTTAACGACACCATTACGTTTTGCTGCCAAGATAACAGCGCTCAAGGCAAGTATGTCTCTGCGGATGATATTCAAACAACACTTCAGTCTGTTACTAAGCTCAAAGGTGATGTTTTGTTTGTAGAAAACTGTACAGAGCAGCCTCTGATTAACGATTTACGTAATTAGCAATCGGCTTATTTAGAAAACATTGATCTCATTGGTCACGTTCAATCTGAAAGTAATTTATAAAGGCTGGGTAATGCGAGTATATAAGGGATACGAGTATGAGATCGTGTCCCTTTTTGGACTGAAAGGCGAAGCTTTAGAGGAAGTACAATGACTACGTCAGACTCACCAGCAATTGATGCTCAGTTTTGGAATAATCTGTTTACTAAGGGGACGATGCCCTGGGACCGTAGTCAAGCGCCTGAGGAGTTACAGGGGTATCTAAATCGAACCTCTGATGTGGCTCAATCGGTATTTATTCCGGGCTGCGGTGCCGCACACGAAGTCCCTCACTTTATTCAGCAAGGGCACAACGTCGTTGCGATGGATTACAGTGAAAAGGCCGTTAACCTCGCTAAATCGAAACTTGGTCAATATCAGGATAGTGTTAAGTTGGGTGACGTGTTCAGTGCTGAGTTCTCCCAAACATTTGACGTGATTTATGAGCGAGCATTTTTAGCCGCGTTACCGAGAGAAATGTGGGACAATTACTTTTCAATGATTGAACGTTTATTGCCCGATAATGGCCTGTTAGTGGGCTATTTTGTCATTAGCGACGACTACGATTCACGTTTCCCTCCTTTTTGCCTGCGCAGTGGTGAACTGGAAAGTAGGCTGGAGCAATCCTTTAAACGAATCGAATTTGCACCAGTTTCCGATAGTGTTGACGTGTTCAAAGGAAAAGAACACTGGATGGTGTGGCAGAAGAAGTAGCAATCAACTGCTGCGTCACAATCAACGTATTATGGTTATTTGGGTATACCATAATACGTTGATAAATAATCCAGTACCGCTTTCCGATCGTTATCCGATAATTCTTCCATACCTTGTTCTTCTATCATCCAATCGAGCATTTTATCCCACCTTTTTCTGCTTAATCCTTGCTGGGTGACCATATACAGGGAGTGGCAAACCGAGCACACAGCCGCCACAAGGTCCATGTTCTCTCCGGGTGTTAGTATTCCCTCGCCAAGTGATTTAACCTCCATTCCTGTGGAAGCGGTAACCCAATCGGCAGGAGTCGGGTTCTTAGTAGCAAGCCATGCGATGATAGCGGCGCGGGCGCCCGGGTCTTTT contains these protein-coding regions:
- a CDS encoding ABC transporter substrate-binding protein, with the protein product MNKGHLATTLVLSSALFTTASWAKDSVFVGHLVDFSGPTAYVSKPYGSGVRDALQWINQNGGISGTELEFETVDMAYKVPVAISNYKRWVARKNMVAMQGWGTADTEALISFVTKDKVPVFSASYSGHLTDPTGKNPKTAKPAPYNFFYGASYSDACRALVKWAKEDWESKGNTTAPKFTHIGDNHPFPNAPKEACAEYAKELGFEVQNPVVVSLKPGDFKAQCLSLKESGTNYGYIANLGGSVISLVKSCNTVGTDFQYMANIWGGDKPVIEAAGDGLKDYVFPVMTAFWGDDTEGMKLVREISKQSESEPGEFRTHHYIRGVCSAFYMKEAMEWAKANGGITGDNIKKGMYVHKNWVPKGLEGVCIPANWQPEDHRGTTTVNVFMGNNQGGTVDIKKVSQVTLSRRDDWLGY
- a CDS encoding ABC transporter ATP-binding protein: MSELAREVEPAEILLSVNNIEVVYDEVILVLRGVSLEVPKGQIVTLLGANGAGKSTTLKAISGLLKTEDGEVTRGEINFMGERIDNKSPEEIVRSGIFQVMEGRRIVEDMTVIENLRLGAFTRNDNEVEQDIEMVFDYFPRLKERTGLAGYLSGGEQQMLAIGRALMARPKMILLDEPSMGLSPLLVKEVFSIIEKINKDQGITMLLVEQNANFALHAADYGYIMESGKIVLDGSKHELLNNEDVKEFYLGGGDEERKSFKNLKSYKRRKRWL
- a CDS encoding AMP-binding protein; translation: MNELFDTKESLSPTEREQALFERLPTLIENAKAHSDHYGKHFANLSPAIADSRKGLAEFPITRKFNLPGQQQLKPPFGGLNSVVIGQMARVFQSPGPLYEAQTDESDFWRMGRAFHAAGFRSGDLVHNTLSYHFSPGGFIMDGGARACGCAVFPAGVGNTEAQIEAIKQLQPIGYTGTPSYLLTLLAKYQEQYAQPPSIKKALVSGEAVSAEMQQAFTEKGIDVYQAYASAELGLIAYQVPDEQGLVVAEDIIVEIVDPDGVPVQPGEVGEVVVTLLDEKFPLIRYATGDLSAYIERDSNSPRTNMRIKGWLGRADSAVKIKGLFVYPHQIQEVCRRHEIRGSLKIERDGFNDTITFCCQDNSAQGKYVSADDIQTTLQSVTKLKGDVLFVENCTEQPLINDLRN
- a CDS encoding methyltransferase domain-containing protein, translated to MTTSDSPAIDAQFWNNLFTKGTMPWDRSQAPEELQGYLNRTSDVAQSVFIPGCGAAHEVPHFIQQGHNVVAMDYSEKAVNLAKSKLGQYQDSVKLGDVFSAEFSQTFDVIYERAFLAALPREMWDNYFSMIERLLPDNGLLVGYFVISDDYDSRFPPFCLRSGELESRLEQSFKRIEFAPVSDSVDVFKGKEHWMVWQKK
- a CDS encoding c-type cytochrome, whose protein sequence is MLLTVFSRFGAANEELIAAGEQQAMVCKACHQFEPNGVTLVGPPLWGIAERDIASFTGFSYSEGLKQHQGKWDADKLDAFLSSPNDFAPGTNMVYPGVKDPGARAAIIAWLATKNPTPADWVTASTGMEVKSLGEGILTPGENMDLVAAVCSVCHSLYMVTQQGLSRKRWDKMLDWMIEEQGMEELSDNDRKAVLDYLSTYYGIPK